The Streptococcus sp. 29896 genome includes a region encoding these proteins:
- a CDS encoding PLP-dependent aminotransferase family protein, protein MSIYQKIVADIIEGIETHRYKRGQKLPSIRQLSKEYGCSKDTVQKAMLELKYQHRIYAVEKSGYYILEDQDFQDRTVELNPEDFQQLPYEDFRSCLTESLLGRENYLFNHYHQQEGLEELRISLQGLLADYAVYTKKDQLVITAGSQQALYILSQMNFGEGRTDILLESPTYHRMQDLVERQGLPFQTIERTFEGIDLQELEAIFQTGKIKFFYTIPRLHNPLGASYDLASLKKIIELAERYQVYLVEDDYLADFDAQKHLPLHYLDTAGRVIYIKSFTPTLFPALRLGGIALPQELLSPFLQYKSLIDYDTNLIMQKALSLYIDNGMFARNTRHLVTMGQEEESQMRKLLTASHLDLAVRFTPHGMILEIPHQHPIPVPLVEGVRCYKGKQFNYLVLQLPNNHSQAIQSFLTKLSKKES, encoded by the coding sequence ATGAGTATTTACCAAAAAATTGTCGCAGATATTATTGAAGGAATTGAGACCCACCGGTACAAACGAGGGCAGAAACTGCCCTCTATTCGCCAGTTAAGCAAAGAGTACGGTTGTAGTAAGGACACGGTCCAGAAAGCTATGTTGGAACTTAAGTACCAGCATCGGATTTATGCCGTGGAAAAATCTGGCTACTACATCCTAGAAGATCAGGATTTTCAAGATCGGACTGTGGAGCTGAATCCGGAAGACTTTCAACAATTGCCTTATGAAGACTTCCGCTCTTGTCTGACCGAGAGTTTACTTGGTCGGGAAAACTATCTCTTCAATCACTACCACCAACAGGAGGGATTGGAAGAGTTGCGGATTTCCTTGCAAGGCTTGCTGGCTGATTATGCTGTCTATACAAAAAAAGACCAGCTTGTCATCACAGCTGGTAGCCAACAGGCCCTTTATATCCTCAGCCAGATGAATTTTGGTGAGGGGCGGACGGATATTCTTCTCGAATCTCCTACCTACCATAGGATGCAAGACTTGGTGGAGCGACAGGGTCTACCTTTCCAAACAATTGAACGAACCTTTGAGGGCATTGACTTGCAGGAACTGGAAGCTATTTTTCAAACAGGTAAAATCAAATTTTTCTATACCATTCCTCGTCTCCACAACCCATTAGGGGCAAGCTATGATCTAGCCAGCCTGAAAAAGATTATTGAATTGGCTGAGCGTTATCAGGTCTATTTGGTGGAAGATGATTACTTGGCTGACTTTGATGCGCAAAAGCACTTGCCCCTCCATTACTTGGACACAGCTGGGCGGGTTATCTATATCAAATCTTTCACGCCTACTCTCTTTCCTGCTCTGCGATTGGGAGGCATCGCCCTCCCTCAAGAACTACTATCCCCCTTCTTGCAGTACAAGAGTTTGATTGATTACGACACTAACCTCATCATGCAAAAAGCCTTGTCCCTCTATATCGATAACGGGATGTTTGCCCGTAACACTCGGCACCTTGTGACGATGGGACAAGAAGAGGAGAGTCAGATGAGAAAGCTGCTCACAGCCAGCCACCTAGACCTTGCCGTTCGCTTTACTCCCCATGGCATGATTCTTGAAATCCCTCATCAGCATCCTATCCCAGTCCCGCTTGTAGAGGGAGTCCGTTGCTACAAGGGAAAGCAGTTCAACTACCTTGTCCTGCAGCTCCCCAACAACCATTCGCAAGCTATCCAATCTTTCCTAACCAAGCTAAGCAAAAAAGAAAGTTGA
- a CDS encoding glutamate-5-semialdehyde dehydrogenase codes for MTTTQALLDSLLAHKASINLATTDQKNQALSAMADQLVAQTEAILAGNAIDMENAQGKISQVMQDRLLLTAERIEAMADGIRALIDLPDPVGLVLEESTRVDGLQIRKKSIPFGLVGMIYESRPNVTSDAAALAIKSGNAVILRGGKEAFHSAQAIVTALKAGLEQAGLSPKVIELVQDTSRASATELMTAKGKIDLLVPRGGAGLIQAVVENATVPVIETGTGICHVYVDKDADLDKALQIVVNAKTSRPSVCNAAEVLLVHEEIANQFLPRLEEALAGQVELRADSQAQAILNQSTPAGNQDFDTEFLDYIMAVKVVSNVEEAISHIALHSTGHSEAIVTENSQTADLFTLHVDSAAVYVNASTRFTDGGEFGLGCELGISTQKMHARGPMGLREMTTYKYIITGDGHIR; via the coding sequence ATGACAACAACTCAAGCATTATTAGATAGTTTATTGGCCCATAAGGCTTCTATCAACCTTGCGACAACAGACCAGAAAAACCAGGCCCTGTCAGCTATGGCAGACCAGTTGGTTGCTCAGACGGAGGCAATTTTAGCAGGAAATGCCATCGACATGGAAAATGCCCAAGGCAAGATTAGCCAGGTCATGCAGGATAGATTGCTTTTGACAGCGGAGCGGATTGAAGCCATGGCAGATGGCATTCGGGCCTTGATTGACTTACCAGATCCTGTTGGACTAGTCTTGGAAGAATCCACTCGGGTAGACGGTTTGCAGATTCGCAAGAAGTCCATTCCTTTTGGTTTGGTGGGAATGATTTACGAAAGCCGTCCAAATGTGACCTCGGATGCTGCTGCCCTTGCAATCAAGAGCGGAAACGCAGTCATTTTGCGTGGAGGCAAGGAAGCCTTTCATTCGGCTCAGGCCATTGTCACAGCCCTCAAGGCTGGTTTGGAACAGGCTGGTCTTTCTCCAAAGGTCATCGAGCTGGTCCAAGACACCAGCCGTGCCTCTGCGACAGAGTTGATGACTGCCAAAGGCAAGATTGACCTCTTGGTGCCACGTGGCGGTGCAGGTTTGATTCAAGCCGTCGTTGAAAATGCAACTGTGCCAGTTATCGAAACAGGCACAGGCATCTGCCATGTCTATGTGGACAAGGATGCGGATTTGGATAAGGCCCTTCAGATTGTGGTCAACGCTAAAACCAGTCGTCCCTCAGTCTGCAATGCGGCGGAAGTCTTGTTGGTCCATGAAGAAATTGCCAACCAATTCCTACCTCGCTTGGAAGAAGCTCTGGCTGGTCAGGTGGAATTACGTGCAGACAGTCAGGCTCAAGCTATTCTCAACCAATCCACACCGGCAGGCAACCAAGATTTTGACACGGAATTTTTAGACTATATCATGGCTGTCAAGGTCGTTTCAAACGTAGAAGAGGCTATCAGCCACATTGCTCTACACTCGACAGGGCACAGCGAGGCCATCGTGACGGAAAACAGCCAGACGGCTGACCTCTTCACACTCCATGTGGACTCGGCAGCAGTCTATGTCAATGCCTCGACCCGCTTCACAGACGGTGGCGAGTTCGGTCTGGGCTGCGAGTTGGGCATTTCCACCCAGAAGATGCACGCCCGAGGTCCTATGGGTCTGCGTGAGATGACCACCTACAAGTATATCATCACAGGCGACGGCCACATTCGTTAG
- a CDS encoding discoidin domain-containing protein, translated as MICSSLLASLQGGQLVHAEQLESAGEALTPALALETDHELAHPVQGEQEEAVAVDSVVLQDESGSSSPDQEEKLADPTEPNFSQASAGERHWVNHAQGAQVVADNQENEFPASRAVDGIINRSAANLDQSRWGTEMGTDDHQLKLDLGSPKRVEEVAIYWERDNVTGFQLQASDDNQTYRTVYRKAGTEHVALDTRFQLEEAVEARYFKLLIDQYDGGQLNWPSVSLYEIELLGQAVLTNLAKGKSVQANGQEVANLSADKVTDGNGTTRWASDRGHSPKFIQIDLGQRETFSTITVDWERKNASNYRFQVSDDGQQWRDVLIRTQKPSDFKEIFSLSTSQTGRYIKLVIDQFDASGETKDGRQVTWDTVSVYEIEVFKEAVVARQEESLRDIAARLEIPILTRDLTRWSLPQVPQGVEIEFIGADLEQILDRDLTIYRPLVDTTVSYNYRLRRGDQVYETPARTVLVEGLYRVEESDNAKLTVAPGLAEWKGHTGHFQALATSRIVVSEDDREALAYAVQSFKEDYEAITGRSIALVYGEAPQAGDFYFELNDRDPGLKKEGYLLTIGDHIKVEANQVTGAFWSTQTLLQLLNQNPDQIAKGIARDYPKYETRGFMLDVGRKPIQLSVLKDMIKALSWYKFNDFQLHLNDNYIWVEEYQREGNPYGAYSAFRLESDIKEGGNGGLNKADLTAKDVFYSKAEFKELIAFAKNRGIRIVPEFDAPAHALAFTKVRPDLTMTDRTVNRWADHLEVSNPESLAFIKSVWDEYLTGEDPVFEETDTIHIGVDEFEGNNEAFRAFTDQLLRFAIDRGKTPRFWGSLTAKPGITPVRVEGTEMNIWSTGWARPADMYQLGYSLINTLDGDLYIVPAAGYYADYLNAERLYNQWEVNKMGNTIIPAGSEQMKGAAFAIWNDMIDRRANGILEQDIYKRFEAVLPALTAKMWGNRDGGSYRQYLAAVEAIGKPANYNPHHQINSLGETLLHYKFDLDNLEDFSGNNFDGSQEHAISFADGQAGRALRLAGGSSYFKTPLEKVGPQNSLSVWVKLDASAQGEQILMESGRDAIKLVQKETGKVGLSLEGYDHSFNYTLPRDQWVHLTFKGSIGMSQLYVNGELVDTLSRQETGGKQVSLTLPTAYIGSKEHAMTGLIDQLLVWQDKGLSSLRPARQNWLVSSDNENADGPISMAFDGDSTTIWHTQWQPAKKNLPATILIDMKEAQDLDHLNYLPRQTGNNGHITAYQLYGKLQESDDYQLLSQGNLPDTGQEKQIRFSPRTVRYLKMLVTDGHGGFGSAAELTPASTNYSQALKEKILEADAHLLLAAAYSPSSIEDLEQKVRSAKALLEDQASRQLVSEKIAELTAAIANLSLKKEEPQVRLERREVLEEIAIPVEKISDDQLALGEEVIESQGRAGSIQKIFEDRYEDDVLVSSRLVDTVQTAAQAKRIRVGTGRAQLLARKGQLVDQLQALLATDRTSWKPWDEPTFQEKVASLRTQLEDPEVNLDQIEKELEKLILLLEKGARNQLPEGLILPSLTIEYRKREIENKLSYPSLMEEDPNLPLGEKKVIQIGQEGFLNQHYEDVYVQGEFVASRLVETSQQDPLPEIVAVGSRVLLSQKDEQVSPDIQVTAVSVPQLRDEQKPVFEQEAHKQSSRKPVGSGETASQARLPETASKDQSIFALGLACGLVGIGLSCQKRKRHIR; from the coding sequence TTGATTTGTAGTAGCCTATTAGCCAGTCTCCAAGGTGGGCAGTTGGTGCATGCAGAGCAACTAGAAAGTGCTGGCGAAGCCTTAACGCCTGCTCTGGCACTTGAAACAGACCATGAGCTAGCTCATCCTGTCCAAGGAGAGCAAGAGGAAGCTGTAGCAGTAGATTCGGTGGTTTTACAGGATGAGTCAGGATCTTCTTCTCCAGACCAGGAAGAGAAGCTAGCAGATCCAACCGAGCCCAACTTTTCCCAAGCAAGCGCTGGTGAGCGTCATTGGGTTAATCATGCCCAAGGTGCCCAGGTAGTTGCGGATAACCAGGAGAATGAATTTCCAGCTAGTCGAGCTGTCGATGGGATTATCAATCGTTCAGCAGCCAATCTGGACCAGTCGCGTTGGGGAACAGAGATGGGCACAGATGACCATCAACTTAAACTGGACCTAGGAAGTCCCAAGAGGGTGGAAGAAGTAGCCATCTACTGGGAAAGGGATAATGTCACAGGATTCCAACTGCAGGCTTCGGATGATAATCAGACCTATCGAACGGTTTACCGTAAAGCTGGCACAGAACATGTGGCACTCGATACTCGTTTTCAGCTAGAAGAAGCAGTTGAAGCCCGCTACTTTAAGCTCTTGATTGACCAGTATGACGGAGGTCAACTCAACTGGCCGTCCGTTTCACTCTATGAAATCGAGTTGCTGGGGCAGGCAGTCTTGACCAATTTAGCCAAAGGTAAATCAGTCCAAGCAAATGGTCAGGAAGTAGCCAATTTATCAGCTGACAAGGTAACAGATGGCAATGGGACAACACGATGGGCGAGTGACCGTGGCCATAGTCCAAAATTTATCCAGATTGATTTAGGACAAAGAGAGACCTTTTCCACAATCACGGTAGATTGGGAACGTAAAAATGCTTCCAACTATCGCTTCCAAGTATCAGATGATGGGCAACAATGGAGAGATGTCCTGATACGTACTCAAAAACCAAGTGACTTCAAGGAGATTTTTTCACTGTCAACTAGCCAAACTGGTCGCTATATCAAGCTAGTGATTGACCAGTTTGATGCGAGCGGGGAAACCAAAGATGGTCGGCAGGTTACCTGGGACACCGTTTCTGTTTATGAGATAGAAGTCTTTAAGGAAGCAGTTGTCGCACGTCAGGAAGAAAGTCTGAGGGACATTGCTGCACGATTGGAAATTCCAATCCTGACTAGGGACTTGACCCGTTGGAGTCTACCACAGGTTCCTCAAGGTGTCGAAATTGAATTTATCGGGGCAGATTTGGAGCAAATCCTGGATAGAGATTTAACTATTTACCGGCCACTTGTGGATACGACAGTTAGCTACAATTACCGTCTTCGACGAGGGGATCAGGTTTATGAGACACCTGCCAGAACAGTCCTGGTGGAGGGACTCTACCGAGTAGAAGAGTCGGATAATGCAAAGCTGACAGTCGCACCAGGTCTAGCCGAATGGAAGGGGCATACTGGCCATTTTCAAGCGCTAGCAACTAGCAGGATTGTTGTTAGTGAGGACGACCGAGAGGCCTTAGCCTACGCTGTCCAAAGTTTTAAGGAAGACTATGAAGCTATCACAGGAAGAAGCATTGCACTTGTTTACGGTGAGGCGCCACAGGCTGGCGATTTCTACTTTGAACTCAATGATCGTGATCCTGGCTTGAAAAAAGAAGGCTATCTCCTAACCATCGGAGACCATATTAAGGTGGAGGCCAATCAAGTTACAGGTGCATTTTGGTCCACCCAGACCCTCTTGCAATTGTTAAACCAAAATCCAGACCAGATTGCCAAAGGGATTGCCAGAGATTATCCTAAATATGAAACCCGTGGGTTTATGTTGGATGTAGGGAGAAAACCGATCCAGCTCTCCGTTTTGAAGGACATGATCAAAGCTCTCTCTTGGTATAAGTTCAATGACTTCCAGCTCCACCTCAATGATAATTACATCTGGGTTGAAGAATACCAACGCGAAGGCAATCCTTACGGTGCTTATTCAGCTTTTCGATTGGAATCAGACATTAAAGAAGGAGGCAATGGCGGTCTCAACAAGGCAGACCTGACAGCAAAGGATGTCTTTTACTCTAAGGCAGAATTTAAGGAGCTGATTGCCTTTGCTAAGAATCGGGGTATTCGAATTGTGCCAGAATTTGATGCGCCAGCCCATGCTCTAGCCTTTACCAAGGTTCGTCCAGATTTGACCATGACGGATCGAACAGTCAATCGATGGGCGGATCATCTGGAGGTTTCCAATCCAGAAAGTCTAGCCTTTATTAAGAGTGTTTGGGATGAATACCTGACAGGTGAGGATCCTGTATTTGAGGAAACCGACACCATTCACATCGGCGTGGATGAATTCGAAGGCAACAACGAAGCCTTTCGTGCCTTCACAGATCAACTCTTACGCTTTGCTATTGACCGAGGGAAAACACCGCGCTTTTGGGGGAGCTTGACTGCAAAACCAGGAATAACACCAGTCCGTGTGGAAGGTACGGAGATGAATATCTGGTCAACAGGTTGGGCAAGGCCAGCGGATATGTACCAGCTAGGCTACTCCTTGATCAATACCTTGGATGGGGATCTGTATATCGTGCCTGCAGCTGGTTACTATGCCGACTACCTCAATGCTGAGCGGCTCTACAATCAATGGGAAGTCAATAAGATGGGCAATACCATCATCCCTGCTGGTTCTGAGCAGATGAAAGGTGCTGCCTTTGCCATTTGGAATGATATGATTGACCGCCGTGCCAACGGTATCTTAGAACAAGATATCTACAAGCGTTTTGAGGCAGTACTACCAGCCTTGACGGCCAAGATGTGGGGCAACCGAGATGGAGGTAGCTATCGACAATACTTGGCTGCAGTGGAAGCCATTGGCAAGCCTGCCAATTACAATCCCCATCACCAGATCAACAGTCTTGGGGAGACTTTGCTGCATTACAAGTTTGATTTGGACAATTTAGAAGATTTTTCAGGTAATAATTTTGATGGGAGCCAAGAACATGCCATCTCATTTGCGGATGGTCAAGCAGGTCGTGCCTTGCGTTTAGCTGGCGGTTCTTCTTATTTCAAGACACCGCTTGAGAAAGTTGGTCCTCAGAACAGCCTTTCTGTCTGGGTAAAATTGGATGCTTCAGCTCAGGGCGAACAGATTTTGATGGAGTCAGGTCGAGATGCCATAAAACTGGTTCAAAAAGAAACTGGAAAAGTCGGTTTGTCCCTTGAAGGCTATGACCATTCCTTTAACTATACCTTGCCGAGGGACCAATGGGTTCATCTAACCTTTAAAGGTTCAATTGGTATGAGCCAGCTGTATGTCAATGGGGAACTAGTAGATACCCTTTCTCGTCAAGAAACCGGTGGCAAGCAGGTGAGTTTGACCTTGCCGACTGCCTATATTGGCAGTAAAGAGCATGCCATGACAGGCTTGATTGATCAGTTGCTTGTATGGCAAGACAAAGGGTTATCTAGTCTTCGTCCCGCTCGGCAAAATTGGCTTGTAAGTAGTGACAATGAAAATGCTGACGGACCAATTTCGATGGCATTTGACGGTGATAGTACAACAATCTGGCATACCCAGTGGCAGCCAGCCAAAAAGAACTTGCCTGCTACTATCTTGATAGACATGAAAGAAGCGCAGGACCTGGACCACTTGAACTATCTGCCACGGCAAACAGGGAACAATGGGCACATCACAGCCTATCAACTGTACGGCAAATTGCAAGAATCAGATGATTACCAACTCCTGAGCCAAGGTAACCTGCCAGACACAGGCCAAGAAAAGCAGATTCGCTTTAGTCCAAGGACGGTGCGGTATCTGAAGATGCTTGTTACGGATGGACACGGAGGCTTTGGCTCTGCTGCTGAATTGACACCCGCTAGCACCAACTATTCACAAGCCCTCAAGGAAAAAATCCTAGAAGCCGATGCCCACCTTCTTCTAGCGGCAGCCTATTCTCCAAGCAGTATCGAAGACTTAGAACAAAAAGTCAGATCAGCCAAGGCCTTGTTAGAAGATCAGGCAAGTCGTCAGTTGGTTTCGGAGAAAATAGCAGAGCTGACAGCAGCGATTGCCAACCTCAGTCTGAAAAAGGAAGAACCACAAGTTCGTCTGGAAAGACGGGAAGTTTTGGAAGAAATCGCCATTCCAGTTGAGAAAATTTCTGATGATCAATTGGCCCTGGGTGAAGAAGTGATTGAAAGCCAAGGCAGAGCTGGAAGCATTCAGAAGATTTTTGAAGACAGATATGAGGATGATGTACTGGTTTCCAGTCGCCTGGTTGATACCGTCCAAACAGCTGCCCAAGCCAAGCGCATACGAGTTGGAACTGGTCGTGCACAGCTATTGGCAAGAAAAGGTCAGCTAGTCGACCAATTACAGGCACTATTGGCAACGGACAGAACTAGTTGGAAGCCGTGGGATGAGCCAACTTTCCAAGAGAAGGTGGCGAGTCTGCGCACTCAATTGGAAGATCCTGAAGTCAACCTGGACCAGATTGAAAAAGAGCTTGAAAAGCTTATTCTTCTTCTGGAGAAAGGAGCAAGGAATCAATTGCCAGAAGGTCTGATACTCCCAAGTCTTACTATTGAGTATAGAAAGAGAGAAATAGAGAACAAGCTGTCTTATCCTAGTTTGATGGAGGAAGATCCAAACCTTCCATTGGGAGAGAAGAAAGTGATTCAAATAGGTCAAGAAGGTTTCTTGAACCAGCATTATGAAGACGTCTATGTCCAAGGGGAATTTGTCGCGAGCAGATTAGTGGAAACTAGCCAGCAGGATCCTTTACCAGAAATAGTGGCTGTGGGTAGTCGAGTGCTACTTAGTCAGAAGGATGAGCAAGTCAGTCCAGACATACAAGTGACTGCAGTGAGTGTTCCTCAGTTGCGAGATGAACAAAAACCAGTCTTTGAACAAGAAGCTCACAAACAAAGTAGCAGAAAACCTGTTGGTTCAGGCGAGACTGCTAGCCAAGCAAGACTACCAGAAACTGCAAGCAAAGACCAGTCAATCTTTGCTCTGGGTCTAGCATGTGGCCTTGTTGGAATCGGACTATCTTGTCAAAAGAGAAAAAGACACATAAGGTGA
- a CDS encoding DUF1836 domain-containing protein, whose translation MINLPTWEQLPTLDLYLDQVLLYVNQQTSSAISLKEKPLTAAMINNYVKHGYLPKPIKKKYGQRQLARLLVVTICKPIFPIASIHAVIEQLGKEMDSQALYDSFVASLTGKSAPVHPLIDKVCQTILAYQEAINLAESYLGGPHEPKL comes from the coding sequence ATGATTAACTTACCTACTTGGGAGCAACTGCCCACGCTCGACCTTTACTTAGACCAAGTCTTGCTCTACGTCAATCAGCAAACCAGCTCTGCTATTTCCCTAAAAGAAAAACCGCTGACTGCTGCCATGATCAATAACTATGTCAAACATGGCTATCTTCCCAAACCTATAAAGAAAAAATACGGACAGCGACAGCTGGCACGGCTCTTGGTTGTGACCATCTGCAAGCCTATCTTCCCAATTGCCAGCATCCATGCGGTGATTGAGCAGCTGGGGAAGGAGATGGATTCACAGGCTCTCTATGATAGTTTTGTTGCCAGTCTGACAGGGAAATCAGCCCCAGTCCATCCCTTAATCGACAAGGTGTGCCAAACCATTCTCGCTTATCAGGAAGCTATCAACTTAGCAGAATCCTACCTTGGAGGCCCTCATGAACCAAAGCTTTAA
- the proC gene encoding pyrroline-5-carboxylate reductase translates to MKIGFIGLGNMGAALAHAVSQLPETQLLLSNHNPAKAQALQEKVGGQLFSNGEIAEQAEVIFLGVKPHLIQSVLSGLQDQISQNPSAIWISMAAGVTLESLSEYVSADKLIRIMPNTPVAIGQGMTTYSLVNPELAPLLEQILEKSGKVQQVPESLIDAATAIAGCGPAFVYQMIEALTDAGVQNGLTAQDAKVLAAQTLAGTAQMVLDSDKHPAQLRQEVTSPGGSTIAGVVALEKEGFRYAIIKAVAAALKKTRKLGQK, encoded by the coding sequence ATGAAGATTGGATTTATCGGACTGGGCAATATGGGGGCGGCATTGGCTCATGCAGTCAGCCAGCTGCCAGAAACCCAGCTCCTCCTCAGCAACCATAACCCAGCAAAAGCCCAGGCTCTTCAAGAGAAGGTAGGCGGTCAGCTTTTTTCTAATGGGGAAATAGCAGAGCAGGCCGAGGTCATTTTCCTTGGGGTCAAGCCTCACCTGATTCAGTCAGTCTTGTCAGGCTTACAGGACCAGATTAGCCAGAATCCGTCAGCCATTTGGATTTCCATGGCAGCGGGCGTGACCCTTGAAAGCCTGTCAGAATATGTGTCGGCAGACAAACTCATCCGTATCATGCCCAATACACCTGTTGCTATCGGCCAAGGCATGACAACCTATAGCTTGGTCAATCCAGAGCTCGCTCCGCTATTGGAACAAATATTAGAAAAATCAGGCAAGGTCCAACAGGTGCCAGAGAGCCTGATCGACGCAGCAACAGCTATCGCAGGCTGCGGCCCTGCCTTCGTCTATCAGATGATTGAGGCCCTGACTGATGCCGGTGTGCAGAACGGGCTGACGGCTCAAGATGCCAAGGTTTTGGCGGCTCAAACTCTGGCAGGCACCGCTCAGATGGTCTTGGACAGCGACAAGCATCCGGCCCAGCTGAGACAGGAAGTGACCTCGCCAGGTGGATCGACTATCGCAGGCGTGGTAGCCCTTGAAAAAGAAGGCTTCCGTTACGCCATCATCAAGGCAGTCGCTGCTGCCCTCAAAAAGACTAGAAAATTAGGTCAAAAATAG
- a CDS encoding DegV family protein, protein MKKWKIVADSGCDYRQLDQLAPNAEFISVPLTVQIGAETFVDQADLDIDKMMEVMYASSEAASSACPSPQAYQAAFEGADQIIVVTLTGTLSGSFNSARVARDMYLEEHPDAKIHLIDSLSAGGEMDLLVTEINRLIASGLEFEEVVSAITTYQENSKLLFVLAKVDNLVKNGRLSKLVGTVVGLLNIRMVGEASSEGKLELLQKARGHKKSVTAAFEEMKKAGYKGGRIIMAHRNNDKFFQQFSDLVKENYPNAIVEEVATSGLCSFYAEEGGLLMGYEI, encoded by the coding sequence ATGAAAAAATGGAAAATTGTTGCAGACTCTGGTTGTGATTACCGTCAACTGGATCAGTTGGCGCCAAACGCAGAATTTATTAGTGTTCCCTTGACCGTCCAAATTGGGGCAGAGACCTTCGTTGACCAGGCAGACTTGGATATCGACAAGATGATGGAGGTTATGTACGCTTCGTCTGAGGCAGCTAGTTCAGCTTGTCCGAGTCCTCAAGCCTACCAAGCAGCCTTTGAAGGGGCAGATCAGATTATCGTGGTGACCTTGACAGGGACCTTGTCTGGCAGTTTTAATAGTGCCAGAGTAGCACGCGACATGTATTTGGAAGAGCATCCAGATGCCAAGATTCATTTGATTGATAGCCTTTCAGCCGGAGGGGAGATGGATTTGCTGGTTACGGAGATTAATCGTTTAATTGCCTCAGGATTGGAGTTTGAGGAGGTCGTTTCAGCCATCACCACCTACCAAGAAAATAGCAAACTACTCTTTGTCCTTGCCAAGGTTGATAATCTAGTCAAAAACGGTCGCCTGAGCAAGCTAGTGGGAACTGTAGTTGGTTTACTGAACATCCGTATGGTCGGTGAAGCCAGCAGCGAAGGCAAGTTGGAATTGCTCCAAAAGGCGCGTGGTCATAAGAAATCTGTGACAGCAGCCTTTGAAGAAATGAAAAAAGCAGGCTATAAGGGTGGACGCATCATCATGGCTCACCGCAATAATGACAAGTTCTTTCAACAATTTTCTGATTTGGTCAAAGAAAACTATCCAAATGCCATCGTTGAAGAAGTGGCAACTTCGGGATTATGCTCTTTCTATGCAGAAGAAGGTGGTCTCTTGATGGGCTATGAAATCTAA
- the trhA gene encoding PAQR family membrane homeostasis protein TrhA, with translation MNQSFKLSLPLSFGEEVGNAVTHAVAALAMLILLPISAIHSFETGGLLAATGTSIFIISLFLMFLSSAIYHSMSYGSTHKYVLRIIDHSMIYIAIAGSYTPVVLDLMNNWLGYTILIIQWGTTIFGILYKIFAKKVNEKFSLALYLIMGWLVILILPPIVQQTGPSFWILMLAGGLSYTIGAGFYAKKRPYFHMIWHLFIILASILQYLAIVYFM, from the coding sequence ATGAACCAAAGCTTTAAACTCTCTCTTCCACTCTCTTTTGGTGAGGAAGTCGGCAATGCGGTTACCCACGCAGTTGCTGCCCTAGCCATGCTGATTTTGCTACCGATTTCTGCCATTCACTCTTTTGAAACAGGTGGGCTTTTGGCTGCGACTGGGACCTCCATCTTTATCATCAGTCTCTTTCTCATGTTTCTGTCCTCCGCCATTTACCACTCTATGTCCTACGGTTCGACCCACAAGTATGTCTTGCGTATTATCGATCATTCCATGATTTACATCGCTATTGCCGGCTCCTACACCCCAGTTGTTTTAGATTTGATGAACAACTGGCTGGGCTATACCATTTTAATCATCCAGTGGGGGACGACCATTTTCGGCATCCTCTACAAGATTTTCGCCAAAAAAGTCAATGAAAAATTCAGTCTGGCCCTCTATCTGATCATGGGTTGGCTGGTGATCTTGATTCTGCCACCGATTGTCCAACAGACTGGTCCCAGCTTCTGGATCTTGATGTTGGCTGGTGGACTGTCTTACACCATTGGGGCTGGTTTCTACGCTAAAAAACGCCCCTACTTCCACATGATTTGGCACCTCTTTATCATCTTGGCTAGCATTTTGCAGTACCTAGCTATTGTCTACTTTATGTAG